One part of the Nematostella vectensis chromosome 8, jaNemVect1.1, whole genome shotgun sequence genome encodes these proteins:
- the LOC125570188 gene encoding uncharacterized protein LOC125570188, translated as MNNTTFGQGWIPFDMFKAIKISEGCVVTAANAIAIIVLLRKSFRTKTSTFFVLSMTLADLQVGIAGILYYLDIVNSFWLDVTLPASLLSLTGVAVERAYAVFFPFKHRSSRTRTYVIWIALLWTWSLASLFLRVLKSFNFYRIPVFTVCSAVIIICYVSIWIKMKFGKTFDNERASRNNAKLAKTLSIVASTTFVCYLPYVISLAIDVSGISSCVLPLIINVFQMLLLSNSFWNVLVYSIRMPEFRKELRDIVRQCAICRRIRLYQHDRSRDTPTQRDNMSRDNPVNVLGDLASRDKSTERSNMSRDNPVNVLDDLASRDTSAEIGNMSRENPACVLGDLASRDHSTKRGNVSRDSPACVLGDLASRDHSAERGNKSRDNPVIVSSQLASRDTVICDQESRDQPNAQTTEQVSGCGSICVGNQLPQMTMTLLTDN; from the coding sequence ATGAATAACACTACATTTGGTCAAGGATGGATTCCATTTGATATGTTTAAAGCTATCAAAATTAGTGAGGGATGTGTAGTAACTGCAGCCAACGCCATCGCGATTATTGTGCTACTCCGCAAGTCTTTCCGGACCAAAACTTCGACCTTCTTCGTACTGAGTATGACATTGGCAGACTTGCAGGTCGGTATCGCGGGAATTTTGTATTACTTAGACATTGTTAACAGTTTTTGGCTTGATGTTACCTTACCAGCGTCCCTTCTCTCATTAACTGGTGTTGCAGTAGAGAGGGCATATGCGGTGTTCTTTCCGTTCAAGCATCGCTCGTCTCGAACCAGGACCTACGTCATATGGATCGCCTTATTGTGGACATGGTCATTAGCTTCGCTGTTTCTGCGTGTACTCAAATCCTTCAATTTTTACAGAATACCTGTATTCACAGTATGTTCAGCCGTCATAATTATTTGCTACGTCTCTATTTGGATCAAGATGAAATTCGGGAAAACTTTTGATAACGAGCGAGCCTCAAGGAACAACGCCAAGCTCGCCAAGACACTGAGCATTGTCGCCTCAACAACGTTCGTTTGTTATCTTCCTTATGTAATATCTTTGGCAATTGACGTGAGCGGAATATCCTCGTGCGTTCTCCCCCTCATTATTAATGTTTTCCAAATGTTGCTTTTGAGCAACTCGTTCTGGAATGTTCTGGTATATTCCATACGCATGCCGGAGTTCAGGAAGGAACTTCGTGACATCGTTAGACAGTGTGCAATCTGTAGACGAATCAGACTTTATCAACATGACAGGTCACGTGATACACCTACACAGAGAGACAATATGTCACGTGATAATCCCGTCAACGTTCTTGGTGACCTGGCGTCACGTGATAAATCTACAGAGAGAAGCAATATGTCACGTGATAATCCTGTCAACGTTCTTGATGACCTGGCGTCGCGTGACACATCTGCAGAAATAGGCAATATGTCACGTGAAAATCCTGCCTGCGTGCTTGGTGACCTGGCGTCACGTGATCATTCTACAAAAAGAGGCAAtgtgtcacgtgatagccctGCCTGTGTGCTTGGTGACCTGGCGTCACGTGATCATTCTGCAGAGAGAGGCAATAAGTCACGTGATAATCCTGTCATCGTAAGTAGTCAGCTGGCGTCACGTGACACTGTTATTTGCGACCAGGAATCACGTGATCAGCCTAATGCTCAGACTACAGAGCAAGTTTCTGGGTGCGGTTCTATTTGTGTTGGTAATCAACTGCCGCAGATGACTATGACATTACTTACTGACAATTGA
- the LOC116615520 gene encoding uncharacterized protein LOC116615520 produces the protein MPETRSNVENCRAKRKVVRSNCTRNINKIKELLPDKKNKSKVRQFANNLDEVRGKARELTAELEELDPEHIEADGDWLQDLEEAVSEIMGEVVDYFSEDASSEPANSSDVMGNSNRSGLKGVQVPLFKGNREDWPYFWGIFKSLVHDNKTLSEPVKLAHLNNSLADNVKIVISCLTGGPGDYEKSVKLLEGRFGDPRDVIEPHLNRITDWPAVRSDDRTGFEGFADALQAAVFALDNPTFQHELKSLPLCTQLVRKLPAEERDEWVRQVERGQVQEDLKGLAEWAQTRSKTLRMRERYNEQPTAKSVPAAKGASQQRRHQRYQTMHVGEKHQRKCALCEKDHSESKCPTLLPATVDKRWEMVKEKRVCFGCLRGGHQRRSCSRSQKCGVDGCDRGHHYLLHSFAPKQPPREPLTVELPPGDKGVHCGKAQASTPSVNKVALKTVAVPFTGDSGQVVMGLVLLDSGSETTLVRTGFAKQLGISGPRQNLTVDTVGGVSTTVKSERVHLPFASSAVKGTVSAWTIKSICAPVSAIDWSEVKRRYAHLCDVPVENTGNGTVDVLLGLDTAALMAPLEVRRGGVTEPYAEKTPLGWVIAGPVSDSEGGGKRILRAHVSEAEDDTNHNLRMFWEVDTFGVRVEESPPYSRSEQRALDALDKSCRLVDSGYELALLWKPDRPPLPNNYATALSRLESVERRLQKDPELAQGYKKAISAYVEKGFARKLSDEERVEDTEQWLLPHHPVLSPHKPLPRVVFDSAAVHDGICLNDCLEAGPSLHNDLPGVLMRFRERPVALAGDVSDMFCHVRLRTEDRKYHRYLWRDLETDKPPDVYEMNCLVFGDKSSPCEANFAVQRTAEDKKEQWPDAAAVVKRDIFVDDLYTSCEDVGEAVKLREDVTALMAEGGFPMRKWMSSSAEVLATVPETERAVRNEALEMGELPQGRALGLRWDPQSDTLGFAFAHVERPPAEETKRGVLKKLAGLYDPLGWASPYVVRAKVMLQRTWSRGIDWDELLPSDLRLEWSKWEAEMVALKSFVVPRYIYRQPSRLRKKQLVVFCDASEEACAAVAYVRATSTVGEVTCHLVIAKTRLMPLKPISISRGELMACQLAVRLAKAACVQLSLSMREVIYLSDSTTALWWIRGEPRNFKPFVANRVAEILTESDPIQWHHVRTEMNIADVATRGASAGDIQAHTTWIEGPEFLRLPVHAWPIGVSCITCATEISPSREH, from the coding sequence GAATTGCCGAGCGAAGAGAAAAGTCGTCAGGTCCAATTGCACGAGGAACATAAACAAGATCAAAGAATTGCTCCCCGACAAGAAAAACAAGTCAAAAGTGAGGCAGTTCGCAAACAATCTTGATGAGGTAAGGGGTAAAGCACGTGAATTAACTGCTGAGCTAGAGGAGCTCGACCCGGAACACATAGAAGCGGACGGGGACTGGTTACAAGACCTAGAGGAAGCCGTAAGTGAGATTATGGGAGAAGTTGTAGATTATTTCAGTGAAGACGCGAGTTCAGAGCCTGCTAACAGTAGCGATGTCATGGGAAATAGTAATAGAAGCGGTTTGAAGGGAGTTCAGGTCCCACTTTTCAAAGGAAATCGGGAAGACTGGCCATATTTTTGGGGTATTTTCAAGTCCCTTGTGCATGACAATAAAACGCTGAGTGAGCCTGTGAAGCTCGCACATTTGAACAACTCCCTCGCTGACAATGTCAAAATTGTGATTTCGTGTCTAACCGGGGGTCCTGGGGATTATGAGAAGTCTGTCAAGTTGTTAGAGGGAAGATTTGGGGACCCGAGGGATGTGATAGAGCCCCATTTAAACCGAATCACAGACTGGCCTGCTGTTAGGAGTGATGACCGCACGGGGTTTGAGGGGTTTGCAGACGCCTTGCAGGCCGCAGTGTTTGCGCTAGATAACCCTACATTTCAACATGAGCTAAAGAGTCTGCCACTTTGCACCCAGTTAGTGCGCAAATTGCCTGCTGAAGAAAGGGATGAGTGGGTGCGGCAAGTAGAGAGGGGGCAGGTGCAAGAGGATCTAAAGGGGTTAGCTGAGTGGGCGCAGACACGGTCAAAGacactgcgcatgcgcgagcgCTATAATGAACAGCCCACAGCTAAAAGCGTGCCCGCAGCTAAAGGTGCGTCCCAACAAAGGCGACACCAGAGGTACCAAACCATGCACGTTGGTGAGAAGCACCAACGAAAATGTGCCCTATGTGAAAAGGATCACTCAGAGTCAAAATGCCCAACCCTTTTACCAGCAACGGTAGACAAGCGCTGGGAGATGGTTAAGGAGAAAAGAGTCTGTTTTGGCTGTCTCAGGGGGGGACATCAGCGACGTTCGTGCAGTAGATCCCAGAAATGCGGGGTTGATGGTTGTGACAGAGGTCATCATTACCTTTTGCATTCCTTTGCTCCCAAACAACCACCTAGAGAGCCCTTAACTGTCGAACTTCCTCCAGGGGATAAAGGGGTTCATTGCGGGAAAGCGCAAGCCAGCACGCCAAGTGTCAATAAAGTCGCGCTCAAAACTGTTGCAGTACCATTTACCGGTGACTCTGGCCAAGTAGTTATGGGATTAGTACTTTTGGATTCAGGCAGCGAAACTACCCTTGTAAGAACTGGGTTTGCAAAGCAATTGGGGATATCAGGTCCTAGGCAAAACCTAACCGTTGACACAGTAGGGGGGGTTAGTACCACGGTCAAGTCAGAGCGCGTGCATCTACCATTTGCATCATCTGCGGTTAAAGGAACTGTGAGCGCGTGGACAATAAAAAGCATCTGTGCTCCTGTCAGTGCTATTGATTGGTCAGAGGTCAAGCGACGCTATGCGCATTTGTGTGATGTCCCAGTAGAGAACACGGGCAACGGGACGGTTGATGTTTTGTTAGGCCTCGACACAGCAGCCTTAATGGCCCCATTGGAAGTCaggaggggtggggtcacAGAACCGTATGCTGAGAAGACACCGCTGGGGTGGGTTATCGCGGGCCCAGTCTCAGACTCCGAGGGTGGGGGAAAGCGCATACTCCGCGCACACGTGTCAGAAGCCGAAGACGACACAAATCACAACCTGCGCATGTTCTGGGAAGTAGACACGTTTGGCGTCCGCGTCGAGGAATCACCACCATACAGCCGCAGCGAACAGAGAGCCTTGGATGCCTTGGATAAGTCATGCCGACTAGTGGATTCAGGTTACGAGTTAGCGCTCTTGTGGAAACCTGACCGACCTCCATTACCTAACAACTACGCCACAGCCTTGAGTCGCCTAGAGTCAGTGGAGCGTCGCCTGCAGAAAGACCCGGAGCTGGCGCAAGGGTATAAAAAGGCGATCAGCGCGTACGTCGAGAAGGGGTTTGCCCGCAAGCTCTCAGATGAGGAACGGGTGGAGGATACAGAGCAATGGCTGCTACCCCATCACCCGGTGTTGTCGCCACACAAGCCTCTTCCAAGAGTCGTGTTTGATTCAGCCGCAGTGCACGATGGGATCTGTCTCAACGACTGTCTAGAAGCAGGGCCTAGTCTACATAACGATCTACCAGGCGTTTTGATGCGTTTCCGTGAACGACCTGTAGCGCTCGCGGGTGATGTGTCAGACATGTTTTGTCATGTGCGCTTGCGTACAGAGGACCGCAAGTACCACCGCTATCTTTGGCGAGATCTAGAGACGGACAAGCCGCCTGATGTTTATGAGATGAATTGCCTCGTGTTCGGAGATAAGTCGTCGCCATGTGAAGCGAACTTTGCCGTCCAGCGTACAGCTGAAGACAAGAAGGAGCAATGGCCAGACGCCGCCGCCGTAGTCAAGCGCGACATATTCGTTGATGACTTATACACGTCCTGTGAGGATGTCGGAGAAGCTGTAAAGCTGCGCGAGGATGTCACCGCACTTATGGCTGAAGGGGGATTTCCCATGCGTAAGTGGATGTCGTCGTCTGCCGAGGTGTTAGCTACCGTACCGGAGACAGAGCGAGCCGTCCGTAACGAGGCCCTAGAGATGGGAGAGCTGCCGCAAGGTCGAGCGCTTGGGTTGCGATGGGATCCTCAGTCAGACACCCTCGGCTTTGCATTTGCACACGTCGAAAGACCCCCCGCAGAAGAAACAAAACGGGGTGTCCTCAAGAAACTAGCGGGATTGTATGACCCGTTAGGATGGGCAAGTCCATACGTGGTTCGCGCCAAAGTCATGTTGCAGCGTACATGGTCACGTGGCATAGACTGGGATGAGTTACTACCGTCAGATCTGCGCTTAGAGTGGAGCAAGTGGGAGGCGGAGATGGTTGCCCTAAAGTCCTTTGTTGTCCCACGCTACATTTACCGTCAGCCCAGTAGGTTAAGGAAGAAGCAGTTAGTAGTGTTTTGCGATGCGTCTGAGGAAGCATGCGCCGCAGTCGCCTACGTGCGCGCAACGTCGACAGTCGGGGAAGTCACGTGTCATCTAGTCATCGCAAAAACGCGCCTCATGCCGTTGAAGCCGATCTCAATCTCGAGAGGGGAGCTAATGGCATGTCAGCTAGCCGTACGACTCGCCAAGGCCGCTTGTGTACAGCTCAGTTTGAGTATGCGAGAGGTGATCTACCTTTCGGACTCCACTACCGCACTGTGGTGGATTCGTGGCGAGCCGAGGAATTTCAAGCCGTTTGTCGCCAACCGTGTAGCTGAGATCTTGACAGAGAGTGACCCCATCCAGTGGCACCACGTACGAACGGAGATGAACATCGCCGATGTGGCAACAAGAGGAGCCTCCGCAGGCGACATACAAGCCCACACAACTTGGATTGAAGGACCGGAGTTCCTGAGGTTACCAGTGCACGCTTGGCCGATTGGCGTTTCCTGTATAACCTGCGCAACCGAGATAAGCCCAAGTCGGGAGCACTAA